From Erigeron canadensis isolate Cc75 chromosome 8, C_canadensis_v1, whole genome shotgun sequence, one genomic window encodes:
- the LOC122578336 gene encoding uncharacterized protein PFB0145c-like, protein MTSSSPPPEPWGTWDELLLAYAVNRYGTKNWDSISSELRKRTPDPTHITPLHCQQKYSELNRRFNHTNQNDVVLDDDDNNNNDVIDEVSIDNNNDNNIPWLKDLRRQRVLELQTQLQNYDLYISKLQSKVKKLKEEHEKSLDLDNENEPEKPEKEDEKVMVKFPATERVVSGEGERSDEDETVSDRDNQSVNGSNGNVNMETEGKLENGKEPGPGEEKGGPVEVETVKSEPGEGERTAGEKENVGMKENSDVQSSASKSKKEERGGDRIRRGSAVSKDEDRDEDEEDDQSTDSIPVRSLPLVDFLARLHKVGSALFDRPRLDRQEKQRYKNLIRQHIDYEILQARLKEGWYSDGNDKFFRDLLLFVNNTRVFFPKESQESTAAMDLRQLILKEMMSKRKLKTESKLMDKQTSLKLANLPSKRASEPPDSLLHKPILAVPMVVCRKRSSITAKAAASSSGLDKRKEQPDLKSSEKLDEEKRETPKRSSDSFSLITKKKGKSIEKNPGNETSNTKTDKKKLTEAEEKKQSAAKFLNRMKRSNNEPLLNTLRSTSESGGNPENDGKGGGEHKRSGNKGGGEGKKDQASKKSSGGRQRKDSPAKRNVGRPPKRVAARSPLSGTLGKRNRELGDSETLVTKQTKKRSKR, encoded by the exons ATGACGTCATCATCTCCACCACCAGAACCATGGGGAACATGGGATGAGCTATTATTAGCTTATGCCGTCAACCGTTACGGTACCAAAAACTGGGACTCCATTTCATCCGAGTTACGAAAACGGACACCCGACCCGACCCATATCACTCCTCTTCATTGTCAACAAAAATACTCTGAACTCAATCGCCGGTTTAATCATACAAACCAAAATGACGTCGTTctggatgatgatgataataataataatgatgtcaTTGATGAAGTTtctattgataataataatgataataatatccCTTGGCTTAAGGATCTGAGAAGACAACGTGTTTTAGAACTGCAAACTCAACTCCAAAATTACGATCTTTATATCTC GAAGTTGCAATCAAAAGTGAAGAAGctaaaggaagaacatgaaaaatCGTTGGATTTAGATAACGAAAATGAACCGGAAAAAccagaaaaagaagatgaaaaagttATGGTGAAGTTTCCGGCGACGGAGAGGGTGGTTTCAGGCGAAGGAGAACGTTCCGACGAGGACGAGACAGTTTCTGACAGGGATAACCAATCAGTGAACGGATCAAATGGGAATGTGAATATGGAAACGGAAGGAAAATTGGAAAATGGGAAGGAACCAGGTCCCGGGGAAGAGAAAGGTGGACCGGTGGAAGTTGAAACGGTGAAGAGTGAACCGGGTGAGGGGGAAAGAACTGCGGGGGAAAAGGAAAATGTGGGAATGAAGGAGAATTCAGATGTACAAAGCTCGGCTAGCAAGTCGAAAAAAGAAGAGAGAGGAGGCGATAGGATACGGCGAGGGTCCGCTGTAAGTAAAGATGAAGATCGAgacgaagatgaagaagatgatcaaTCGACGGATAGTATTCCTGTTAGATCTTTGCCTTTGGTGGATTTCTTGGCTCGGCTTCATAAAGTTGGCTCGGCTTTGTTTGATCGCCCTCGGCTTGATCGGCAg GAAAAACAAAGATACAAGAACTTGATTAGGCAACACATTGATTACGAGATACTACAAGCCAGACTAAAAGAAGGCTGGTATTCTGATGGCAACGATAAGTTCTTTAGAGATCTTCTCCTCTTTGTTAACAACACTCGTGTATTCTTCCCTAAAGAATCCCAAGAATCGACTGCTGCTATGGACCTTCGACAACTTATTCTAAAGGAAATGATGTCCAAGAGGAAACTAAAAACGGAATCAAAATTGATGGATAAACAAACCTCGTTAAAACTTGCAAACTTACCCTCAAAACGAGCTTCTGAACCACCTGATTCATTGCTTCACAAACCCATTTTAGCTGTCCCGATGGTAGTTTGTAGAAAAAGAAGCTCGATAACAGCTAAAGCTGCAGCATCTTCGTCTGGACTTGATAAGAGAAAAGAACAACCGGATTTAAAGAGTTCTGAAAAGTTAGATGAGGAGAAGCGAGAGACACCAAAGAGATCAAGTGATTCTTTTTCTTTGATCACTAAGAAAAAGGGGAAGAGCATTGAAAAGAATCCTGGTAATGAGACTTCAAACACCAAGACTGACAAAAAGAAGCTAACAGAAGCAGAAGAGAAGAAGCAAAGCGCAGCCAAGTTTTTGAACCGAATGAAACGGTCCAACAATGAGCCATTGTTGAATACATTGAGAAGCACATCGGAAAGTGGGGGGAATCCAGAAAACGACGGTAAAGGGGGAGGAGAGCATAAAAGAAGTGGAAACAAGGGTGGTGGTGAAGGGAAGAAAGACCAGGCGTCGAAGAAGAGCTCTGGGGGACGCCAACGTAAAGATAGCCCTGCAAAAAGGAACGTCGGCCGGCCACCAAAGAGAGTGGCCGCACGGTCTCCCTTGTCGGGTACTTTAGGAAAACGAAACCGGGAGTTGGGGGATTCAGAGACATTGGTTACTAAACAAACCAAGAAAAGATCAAAGAGGTGA
- the LOC122580069 gene encoding pathogenesis-related thaumatin-like protein 3.5: protein METTNPLGLFLVFLFLSGKILVEACNFYISNKCPYPIWPANAANEGHPVLAYGGFYLPPGEQRKIQAPANWVGRIWARTGCKFGFDKIPACETGDCEGKLWCNGLIGSPPVTLVQFALQPDKTKPSFYDVSLVDGYNIPVSVTTIPTSSKCHIGGCKKDVNHICPQELEVLNDKGEVVACKSACLAFNNDNFCCRNDYGTPSKCKPSVYSRIFKEACPSYYSYAYDNPPPLVNCASDDYLITFCPSTKWSSEVESV from the exons ATGGAGACGACCAACCCATtaggtcttttcttggtcttccTCTTCTTATCAG GAAAAATTCTTGTGGAAGCGTGCAATTTCTATATTAGCAACAAATGTCCGTATCCAATATGGCCAGCAAACGCAGCAAATGAAGGCCACCCGGTGTTAGCCTACGGCGGCTTCTACCTTCCGCCAGGGGAACAACGAAAAATCCAAGCTCCGGCCAATTGGGTAGGCCGAATATGGGCTAGAACCGGGTGCAAATTCGGCTTTGATAAAATCCCTGCTTGTGAAACTGGAGATTGTGAAGGAAAATTATGGTGCAATGGGCTTATTGGAAGCCCACCCGTGACATTGGTCCAATTTGCATTACAGCCCGATAAAACTAAACCAAGTTTTTATGATGTTAGCTTAGTGGATGGTTATAATATTCCGGTCTCAGTAACGACAATACCAACCTCATCCAAATGTCATATTGGAGGGTGCAAAAAGGATGTTAATCATATTTGTCCTCAAGAACTCGAGGTCCTTAATGATAAAGGTGAAGTCGTCGCGTGCAAAAGTGCTTGTTTGGCTTTCAATAATGACAACTTTTGTTGTCGCAACGACTATGGGACTCCAAGTAAATGCAAACCGAGTGTGTATTCGAGGATTTTCAAGGAAGCATGCCCATCTTACTATAGTTATGCATACGATAATCCGCCACCGTTGGTTAATTGTGCTTCGGATGATTATTTGATAACATTTTGTCCATCGACCAAATGGAGTAGTGAAGTTGAATCTGTATAG